A genomic stretch from Elusimicrobiaceae bacterium includes:
- a CDS encoding PAS domain-containing protein has translation MENWADELDAGVTVIDGRGVIVYMNGKAAKIFERFGGERLVGKNALECHPEPARTKLAELLQTPRVNAYTIEKNGVRKLIYQAPWRKDGKFGGIVELSLELPAEMPHHVRKP, from the coding sequence ATGGAAAACTGGGCGGACGAACTTGATGCGGGCGTGACGGTGATAGACGGGCGGGGCGTCATCGTATACATGAACGGCAAAGCGGCGAAAATTTTCGAGCGGTTCGGCGGAGAGCGGCTGGTTGGCAAAAACGCGCTGGAATGCCACCCCGAACCCGCCCGCACGAAACTGGCGGAGTTGCTTCAAACCCCCCGCGTCAACGCTTACACAATTGAAAAAAACGGCGTGAGAAAACTGATTTATCAGGCTCCGTGGCGGAAAGACGGAAAGTTTGGCGGGATAGTGGAACTGTCGCTTGAACTGCCAGCCGAGATGCCGCATCATGTAAGAAAACCCTGA